The Arvicola amphibius chromosome 6, mArvAmp1.2, whole genome shotgun sequence DNA window GCCCACAGCCTTGGGCTAGAGGATCTGTTCCTTCAGGGCCCCAAGGTCTTGCGGAGCGACCTGTAAGGACTTGTAAGAAGGATGAGTTAGATGAAGCGTCCAAGGCATTTTTCTCATCCCCTCTGGTATGTGCCCTCTTTCCCGAGGCATCTCCCTGTCCAGCCATTCCTGCTCCTcacctaatttaaaataaagtagatgCTCTACCAGGAGTGTTTTCTATGTGTCTTCACTCACATGAGATCAATTCTGCTGGACATTTCCTTCTCACCTAACTGCTTCCTGTGACCTCTGCCTCTGATTTCTGACATTTATCGATACACGTTTGACTCCAAGTTCAGGTGAACTTGGAAAGCAATGATTTCCCCCATTGTGGTGAGTAGAATGGGTTCATGTGTTGGTGTGAGGCAGGCAGTATTGATGAGATCGCAGAGGAGCGTGTGGTACCCTGGTGGGCACTAGATCTAGGCAGTCACACTGTCAGACTGCTTATTGTGatatgtcatttgtattttagtaaatcaaGCTTTCCCTGAAGATCACAGTGTAAAAGAACCACCCTGGTCAGCCTCAAGATCAGGCagtggtatcacacacctttaatccaagtagccaGACTGGTTTGGcatagaaaccaggtgatagtgggccacgcctttaatcccagccctagagaggtatataagacaggaggagacagctctcagccagtctcatcctgaggattcctggaggaaggatcgcCATACTTGGACTGACAGAGAGGTAAGTGGTAGtatctggctgctttgcttttctggtcttcatgttgaaccccaatatctgtgtctgtgtttttattaattgtgctacagtttATTGAGACTCCAGATTCCCTATACCTTCTTATCATCAGCAGGCCAGCTTGTATGGTTGCAGCAGGCTTCTGAGTTTCTCTGAAATTGAGTCATCTTCGAAAACAGAGACAACccaaaacctttctttttctcttaaactgttttgtttgcacttttggttttgagacagtgtttctctatgtgacagccctagctgtcctaaaactccCTTTGTTGCCCCAGCTGGcatccaattcacagagatctgcctgcctctgcctcccgagtactgggattaaaggcatgtgccaccacccccagccttccttttttcttaaataaactaaATGTTTCCTATACATTCTTTTCTACTTTAAACCTACGACGTGTGTaatttaaactctttaaaaaattccCATTAGTTAGTGTGGGATAGAAATACTCTTTGGAATGAAATCTGGGGTGGAACAGCAGAATGGTCTGAGAATCTGCAGGCTTGGCTTGCACATTGGTTTGCTATTTATTCCCCGGACGGCGTTGTGTTTTCTTGACTTACACATGAGAAATAAGTCTTATGTTAGCAATAGACTTAAGAAAACactgacaattttctttttaaaaacagttttaagcCATGGCTTGAGGGTTGAATAACTTAAATCCCAATGTTTAGGAGGCCaagacaggcatatctctgtgagttggcgGGCATCCTGGTCTATATGGACcaggagaccatgtctcaaaaaataaaaagcaaaacaaaattttagagtTTAAGAATATTTAATACTCAGAAAAAGTATTTGTCAAATACCAAAGAAACCTGAGACCTGAGAGTCTCAttataaataatgattttattttaaagttaaatttattatttttgagacagtgtcttgtatTATTTGCATTGCATtattatgaacttttaaaaatttgtaggtCAGGCCGCTGCTGCTCGCGCTCCTCACCTCTCGGTGGACTCCAAATCAGGGCGGCCACGGCCACGATGGCGATGTCAGCCTCCGGGCGGAAGTGGTTGCTCAAAGAGGAGGACGTGAACAAAgtggagttcgagaccagcgaGGAGGTGGACGTGACCCCCACGTTCGACACCGTGGGCCTGCGGGAGGACCTACTGCGCGGCATCTACGCCTACGGTTTTGAGAAGCCTTCAGCAATCCAGCAGCGCGCTCTCAAGCAGATAATTAAGGGGAGAGATGTCATAGCCCAGTCTCAGTCTGGCACCGGCAAGACGGCCACCTTCAGCATTTCAGTCCTCCAGGGCTTGGATATCCAGGTTCGAGAAACCCAAGCTTTGATCTTGGCTCCAACAAGAGAGTTAGCTGTACAGATTCAGAAGGGTTTGCTGGCTCTGGGGGACTACATGAATGTACAGTGCCACGCCTGCATTGGGGGCACCAATGTTGGGGAGGACATCCGCAAGCTGGACTATGGGCAACATGTTGTGGCAGGCACCCCGGGACGCGTCTTTGATATGATTCGCCGTAGAAGTTTAAGGACACGGGCTATCAAGATGTTGGTTTTGGATGAGGCTGATGAAATGTTGAACAGAGGTTTCAAGGAGCAGATCTACGATGTGTACAGGTTCCTGCCGCCGGCCACACAGGTGGTTCTCGTCAGTGCCACATTGCCTCATGAGATCCTGGAGATGACCAACAAGTTTATGACCGACCCCATCTGCATCTTGGTGAAGCGTGATGAATTGACTCTGGAAGGCATCAAGCAGTTCTTGGTGGCGGTGGAAAGAGAGGAGTGGAAATTTGACACTCTGTGTGACCTCTACGACACGCTGACCGTCACCCAGGCTGTCATCTTCTGCAACACCAAGAGGAAGGTTGACTGGCTgacagagaagatgagagaagccAACTTCACTGTGTCATCCATGCACGGGGACATGCCCCAGAAGGAGCGCGAGTCCATCATGAAGGAGTTCCGCTCAGGTGCCAGCCGAGTGCTCATTTCTACAGATGTCTGGGCTCGCGGCCTGGATGTCCCTCAGGTGTCCCTCATCATTAACTACGACCTGCCCAACAACAGAGAACTGTACATTCACAGGATCGGGAGATCGGGGCGATACGGCCGCAAAGGTGTGGCTATCAATTTTGTGAAGAATGATGACATCCGCATCCTCAGGGACATAGAACAGTACTACTCCATCCAGATAGACGAGATGCCCATGAACGTGGCTGACCTGATCTGAAGCTGGTGCTCGTGCATCAAGGGCCTGGATGTGGCGCCTCTTCTGAGCTCCTCCTCGGAGACGGGAAGCCTCTGTTTAATGGGGTTTAAATGACTGTCTTCTCACAGCCCCTCAGGAAGACTCTTGGGCGCTGCCATCTTTTCTAACCCACATGTAAATCATCTAATGCTTTGAGCCTTTTACATTAAACATGGAAATTTTcccatgaaaaataaatgcataaaagagaataaaaaataaaaaatttgtagGTCAGCTTCTCCCTCGTTGCTGCCATGGTGGCAGCTCCACTGCTCTCCAAAGCTGAATGTCTGAAGCATTACTTGTCTGGGGCAGATGCTGGCCAGGAAGGAGGTTCAGAGTCCCTTCGGAAGAGGTGCAAAAAAGGACCGAAGACGCAAGGCACCACTAGCAAGGGATTGCGGATTGTTGATGATGATGTGGGCTGGGCAGCTATCTCTACCACTAAGccggaaagggaggaagaagaggatggagaTTTGCCTGTGGTGGCTGAGCTTGTGGATGAGCGTCCAGAAGAGGTAAAGCAGATGGAGGCCTTCTGCTCCAGTGCCAAATGGAAACTCCTGGGAGACCACAGTGCAGGTGGACATTTCCATCATGATGAACGAGATCCATCTTCTCCTAGGAGGGTTCGTCATGATACCCCAAATCTGTCTCCTCCCAAGAGTACCGATCATCACACCCCAGATCCATCTCCTCCCAAAAGGGCCCATCATGATACCCCAGATCCCTCTTCCCTAAGGAGATCCCATACTGATATCCTAGATTCCTCTTCCTACGAACTGAGGGAGTGTGTTTTGTCtgttatttgaataaaaatcagCTAAGGagtcagagaggaaaacaaagtCTGATATCTCAGGGTTAGACACAGGTAGACAgtcacaagttccaggtcagcctgtctATACAGTGAATTAAGGCCCTCCAGGATTTATTTGTGTCTCAGACACAAATAAACAACCACACATAAACAAAGAATTACTCGAGgaggccaggcaggcaggcatgttggtgtacacatgtacaccGAGCATTTGGAATGTTACGCAAGAAGAAAACCTTGTAGCAGAAGCCAGTCTATAAGCtacaccaaaagaaacaaaataaaagcaaaaaaccttAAAATCACCAGAGATGTCTAAAACCCATAGTTCTCATCTTCTACTTGACCTGGTCCATCAGAATCTCTTTGTAGGAGGCTTGGAGATTTTAACGGGCTCCACAGTGATTCTTATTTATTCCAAGCGCAAGCAGTCCTCAACAGGAGGAAAAATGGAACTGTCTTGTTTCAGGATGTCTTCTTTGCGTGTTTGAGTGTTTCACTTGGATGCACATCTGTGCACTGCTTGCACGTCTGGTGTCTGTGAAGGCTAGAacagggctttggatcccctgacCTGCAGTTAATGATGGTGCgaggacctgactttgcagaCTCCGTTTTAAAGAGGGGGCATCATCTTGAACCATATAATGAGGGGGGATCTCAGCTCAGATATGTACTGCGATAGCGCAATTTGGATGGATACCCTGAAAATAGCCAATTAAGGAGCTAGGAGGCAGGGCCATGAATTTTAAGGGGTTTCAGATGTTCCTAGGAGGCAGACCgcccttgaagataccttgtcagttagTAAGGTTTTCCTGCCCAGAAAATGACCAATGGTTTCAGAGACTACCTTGCCCTATGCCTGCCTTACCCAATCCCAGGATGACAGGACATGAACGCCCCTTACTATGGCATTTCCCCTTTAGGAGTTCCCCCCTTCCCGGGTTCAGGCTGCACTTCCCTCACCCACTGCATTGCAGGGGTAGAGGTATAGTCCAAACTCAAGTTTGAACATTAAAAAACCGTTTTGTGCTTTACATCAGAATCCATCAGAATCCGGTTTCCATTTGGGGATAATAAACTCAGTCATAACAATGGCCCAGTTCCACGTGGGTtctggacctgggtcctctgtagaaTAAGTAcatttatctgctgaaccatcagagaggaaatggaaatagtTCTTTTTAAGCACGAggaattttactattattttctcACTTAGATGTAACTGCCTGCTAAGTTAGCTAACTTGAGCAATTTGCCATTTAAAACTTACTCCAAATATTGTAAGAGGTTGCCAACAACCTTATTTTAGAATGAGAAGTTTATTGAGTGCACTACCAGATGATGCCAGCCTGGACAGTAACAAAGTACACAGGCAGTTTGACCTAAAGTCCTTCCTCATTTTTACAGACATATATTACTGACTAACTTATCTACGGGCATGTGCCACAGCACTTGGATCAGTCAGTTCTCTTTCACCATGTGGCACCTAAGGATgaaattcagatcatcaggcttggcaggaagtaTCCTTACACACTATGCCATTATTGAACTATCCCATAGCCAGAGAGTTCCTGGGGGTGACAGATTCTAGATGCTACACTCAAGCacagaaagtaaaattattttcatgtttcgATTTGTTGAGTTCTTAACCCTGCTGTGTGGCCAATATGACCTTGAAATGTATTCTTCAGCCTCTACAtcacagatgctgggattacagtgtgtgcTGCTGCATCTCTCTCAAAATTCCTTGTTGCAGCTCAACAGGTCTGATTTTACACTCTCAGATacatagggagagaaaagggatttCAAACTCCAACTGGCTTGGTTGGTAGTAGTCTTGTTGCAAGCATAGCATAATAAATTgacaatttcttatttttattttcaaaaaataacgTATCTTTGCTCACAGGACCCACCTTCCTTTTTTTGAAGAAAAGGTGTCTCATTAAGAAACCCAGGCTGTGCTGGGCAATGATAtcggacacctttaatcccaactcttggaagacagaggcagggtggAGCTCTGAGTACGAGGTCAGCttagtctataaagtgagttccagaacagcaagggctgtctctaaaacaaaacaaaacaaaatcagaagaaataaagggagtgagagagagggaaagagagatagaaggagagagaaagtgtgggagagcaaaagagaaagacagagaacaagagaaaaaagaaaagagagtgagggcaagtaaaagaggaaaagaaagagagacagagagagaaacaagagaaagggaagagatagaacgagagagaataagagagtgaaaaagaatgagagagaaagaagaaagagagcgCTGGAagtggtacgtgcctttaattccagcacgtgggaggcaaaagcaagtgcatctctgtgagaaagagcaggggtgggggtggggggggggggctagggcTTCTCTCACCCTATAGCTCCAGGCTCTTCAGCATCCCTCGCACACACCAGTCCAGAAGGCATGTGGTCAAGTTTATTATGGCAGTGCTCCTACTTTCCCATACCTGTATTATTTCCTTCCCAGACGCTCTCATTAAATACCTGACTAAAGCCTCTTGAAGGAAGAAGGGCTATTTTGGCTTGAAGCTCGAGGGGATACTGTCCACCAGCACAGGAAGGCGTGGTGCCCAGTGGTTCCACAGTGGCGGGAACACGAAGCTGCTCGTTCACATGTCAGTACCGCCTATATTCAGGGCTAGTCAGTGTTCCTACCCACCAGGTTAATCCGCTCTGGAAGACTTCACACACACCCAAAAGTGTGCTCCCCTGGTGCTCTGGGCATTTTATAACTCATTCGAGTTTGTCAATTAAAATTAAGCATCGCAGTGTCTTTCTGATTCATGCTTCTAGACATTCACTATAACACTATAAAAAATAGGCAATTGTTACAACAAGAATGGAATGTTTAATGTTTGTCTAATCAATAATCATATGGCCATCGTATGACTCAAGTTAACTAATGTCTATAAGCTATGTGTATAGTATAATATACCCAccatttttgtttctagtttacACATGAGGACTGGAGATGTAAAAAGGTTAAATATATATTGGTTCATATAACTACAAGTTAGGGCGCAAGGATTTGAACTTGAATTCTTTGAAGACCACAGGCTTATTACTATCTTAAATATAgattatactgtatatatttccTTTGTTACCCCTTTTAAGACATGTTCTCCTGTACTACTGGACTGGCATCAAATGTGCTCTGGAACTGGCCTTGAAattctgaacctcctgcctctacgtCCTAAGAGTTTAGATTACtagcatgcatgcaaaacacacctggctcttttttactttattaattttgaagacagATCTCACGTGGCCCATGCCTGCCCAACTGAGGGAGGCCTTGTTTTGTTCATCTGTTTGAGAcacacttgctatgtagctcaggctaaccttgaatacATGGCCCACATTTTTCTtagcctctttagtgctgggattatgaataTGTGCTCCTACAATTGGCTAATTGTGTGTACTAGCTAGTTATATCCACTTGATACACAAACCacagttatctgaaaggagggaaccttaactgagaagaaacctccataagatccagctgtaaggcatatTCTTAACTAGTTATTGATGGGgtgggtccagcccactgtgggtggctccatccatggctggtggtcctgggttttataagaaaggaggttgggtaagccataaggagcaaaccagtaggcagcactcctccatggcctcttcctcagcttctacctccaggttcctgtctgcTCAAGTTCCTTCCAGTCCTGGCTTCTTTTCATGCTGAACAAAGCAATGTGGAAACGTAAACTGAAAACCCATTCTGCCCCAACTTGGTTTTTGCTCCTGGGATTTCGCTgaaagcaatggaaaccctaagacattgtGTTActgaaaacaaaccccaaaacttttctcttcctcttgaaAAATgtttgagctgggtgtggtggaacacagATATTATTTCAGCACTatataggctgaggcaggaaaatctgaagtctgagatcagcctgggtttctttctttctttctttctttctttctttctttctttctttctttctttctctgtctctcttctccttttctctttctcactctctcctctctcttctctgtttctctcttctctttgtctctttgtctctctttctcttcctcttccctcctctctgtgaGGATTTAGAGAGAAGGACTGTACTGAGAATTGAGCTGGAGGCCATTCGCATTCTATTCTGGC harbors:
- the LOC119817579 gene encoding eukaryotic initiation factor 4A-III-like; amino-acid sequence: MAMSASGRKWLLKEEDVNKVEFETSEEVDVTPTFDTVGLREDLLRGIYAYGFEKPSAIQQRALKQIIKGRDVIAQSQSGTGKTATFSISVLQGLDIQVRETQALILAPTRELAVQIQKGLLALGDYMNVQCHACIGGTNVGEDIRKLDYGQHVVAGTPGRVFDMIRRRSLRTRAIKMLVLDEADEMLNRGFKEQIYDVYRFLPPATQVVLVSATLPHEILEMTNKFMTDPICILVKRDELTLEGIKQFLVAVEREEWKFDTLCDLYDTLTVTQAVIFCNTKRKVDWLTEKMREANFTVSSMHGDMPQKERESIMKEFRSGASRVLISTDVWARGLDVPQVSLIINYDLPNNRELYIHRIGRSGRYGRKGVAINFVKNDDIRILRDIEQYYSIQIDEMPMNVADLI